In the Erythrolamprus reginae isolate rEryReg1 chromosome 13, rEryReg1.hap1, whole genome shotgun sequence genome, one interval contains:
- the LOC139175170 gene encoding cystatin-like, giving the protein MVHSRLPAASLLGLFAALLMLPPEPLLGNPEGLSDLTITDEGTRTALAFAMESYNKDRTDSGNYFKVLRLGKKVTGLDYRFLVELAETRCKKKPGLKIIYGNVQKCNLLPGKPKRPICYMHVYRELILFRLRLHMKITVCFLSVSSS; this is encoded by the exons ATGGTGCACTCCCGGCTGCCTGCCGCCTCTCTCCTCGGCCTCTTCGCCGCCCTCCTGATGCTCCCCCCGGAGCCGCTCCTGGGGAACCCCGAGGGTCTTTCCGACTTGACCATCACTGATGAGGGGACGCGGACAGCCCTCGCCTTCGCCATGGAGAGTTACAACAAGGACAGAACAGACAGCGGCAACTATTTCAAAGTGCTGCGCCTTGGGAAG AAGGTAACTGGGCTGGATTACCGATTTTTGGTGGAGTTGGCAGAAACAAGGTGTAAAAAGAAGCCCGGTCTGAAAATCATATATGGGAATGTTCAGAAATGTAACCTCCTCCCAGGGAAACCGAAG AGACCAATCTGCTACATGCATGTTTACCGTGAGCTAATTCTATTTAGGCTCAGGCTGCACATGAAAATCACTGTCTGTTTCCTGAGTGTGTCCAGCAGTTGA